The Kiritimatiellia bacterium genomic interval GGCGTCATCCGATCGAGGTGGAGGACGAAGCCGCCGCGCTGTTCGAGTATTCGCGAGGACTGACGGGGGTGTTCATCACCTCCACCGGCGAGGCGCCGGGCGAGCGCCGGCTCGCGGTCGCCGGCACGGGCGGCCTCGCGGTGGTGGAGGGAACCGCGATCCGGCTGCGGTTGAACCAGGTGCGGTCGGACCGCTTCGCCCGCGACGCGCGCGAGCCGTTTGCCAAACCCCCCGCGCGCGAGCGGACGATCGAGTGCGGTGCGCCGCGCGAACCGCCGCACGAGGCGGTGATCCGGAACTTTGTCGAGGCGGTGCTGGACGACGCGCCGCTGGTTGCCCCGTTGGAGGACGGTGTGCGGCAGGTCGAGCTGGCGAACGCGATATTGTGGTCGGCGCTGCGCGAACGGCCGGTTCCGCTGCCACTGGACGCGCGCGCGTTCGAGCGCCTGCACCGCTCGCTGCGCCGCCGCTCCGGCGCGGCAGACAGGACCAGCCGTGGACACGCGCAAAGGAAGCCGGAAGGGTGAGACGAGCGTGGAAGGCTGGGTGGGTGGTGCCGCTGATGGGTGCGGCCGCGGCGATGACTCAGCCCGAGTCCGCCCCCGTGCCACCGCTGGAACCCGCCCCGCTCGGGTCGGTACGGTGGCGCGGGCATCTGGGCCGCCGGCTGGATGGGGTCGCGACCGCGCGCATCACCGATCCGGCAGCGTGGGCGCGGATCTATCCGGAAACTGAGGAGGCGTTCCGGCGACGGGAAGACGACCTTACCTACCCCAAGGCGGGTCAGTGGCGGGGAGAGTTCTGGGGCAAGTACATCCTTTCCGCGGTCGCCGCGCAGCGCTACTACGCCGACGCCGCGCTGCGTGAGCGAATCGCCAGGGCGGTCGAGGGACTGCTCGCTGCGCAGGATCCGAACGGCTACCTCGGCACGTATCGTCGGTCCGCTTTTGCCGGCCCCACCACCTGGAACATCTGGTGCCGCAAATACACGCTCTGGGGGTTGCTCGAGGCGCGCGAACTCCTCCGCGACGAGCGCATCCTCCCTGCCACCCGTCGGTTCATAGACCACCTTGCCAGCGAGTTCGGACCAGCTGCGAGCAACCTGATCGAGACCGGCCACTTCTATGGCCTGCCGAGCACCTCGATCCTCACGCCGGTGGTGCTGCTGTACCGCGCCAGTGGCGACCCGCGCGACCTCGCTTATGCGAAGTACATCACGGAGCAGTGGTCGCGCCATCCCGCCGGTCCACCCGACCTTTTGCGGCGCGGCACCGGCAGCACTCCAATTCACCGCTGGTTTCCCAACATTCCTCCAACGCAGTGGACTAAGAGCTATGAATTCATGTCTTGCGTGGAGGGCATGCTCGCGCTCCACGGTGTGACGGGAGAGGCCGCGCTGTTCGATGCCGCGCGCAATCTGTACCACCTCATCCGCGACTGGGAACGTTCTCCCCTCGGCTCGGTCAGTCTGAACGACAAGTTCGTTGGTGCGCGGGGCCTCGTGAACACCCTCGCCGAGCTTTGCGACGTCGTGTACTGGAACCGCCTGGCCTTCGAGCTATTCCGCTGGACCGGTGAGGTCACCTATCTCGACGAGTTCGAGCGCAGCCTTTACAACGCGCTGCTCGCTGGACTCTCGCCGGACGGCACATGGGGCCTGCGCCGCCTGCGGTCGAGCCATGAGCATGTGCCCGCGCATCCTCACTTCCTCCCTCACCACCACTGTTGTGTGGACAACCTTCCGCGGGGACTCTT includes:
- a CDS encoding glycoside hydrolase family 127 protein, which produces MRRAWKAGWVVPLMGAAAAMTQPESAPVPPLEPAPLGSVRWRGHLGRRLDGVATARITDPAAWARIYPETEEAFRRREDDLTYPKAGQWRGEFWGKYILSAVAAQRYYADAALRERIARAVEGLLAAQDPNGYLGTYRRSAFAGPTTWNIWCRKYTLWGLLEARELLRDERILPATRRFIDHLASEFGPAASNLIETGHFYGLPSTSILTPVVLLYRASGDPRDLAYAKYITEQWSRHPAGPPDLLRRGTGSTPIHRWFPNIPPTQWTKSYEFMSCVEGMLALHGVTGEAALFDAARNLYHLIRDWERSPLGSVSLNDKFVGARGLVNTLAELCDVVYWNRLAFELFRWTGEVTYLDEFERSLYNALLAGLSPDGTWGLRRLRSSHEHVPAHPHFLPHHHCCVDNLPRGLFQAVEASLWTDAEGVRLALFEPMSARIVLRDGTAVRLELEGDVLADEPLRLVVEPARPAEFDLRVRRPLWARQVRARVAGRPVEAGTARWISLGRNWPSRTVVELSLATPVHAELFEPARYAWTDVELQKAAEEWASLGVPRWDPTRRKTVQVKTVTPADALPHTRAVFWFKGPVALARDARLGEVAPMRRWPWSVGEPPTPRAEPLPAPANVWKAWRLVWPDGTRAEVCDFSSAGNTWDARSRFSAVWLCADRTGGGSDSAAAQ